A genomic stretch from Pochonia chlamydosporia 170 chromosome 4, whole genome shotgun sequence includes:
- a CDS encoding ferro-O2-oxidoreductase (similar to Cordyceps militaris CM01 XP_006673523.1) — translation MANLWHDGPHARRRSKRVFIGVGLMVIACFALFFVVLLRQSGVLLEPNAWLSATLGFGASKSEHLDDAFALHPEEHIFRAPRTIQLHWNVTKEKQRPDGVLKEVYLINGQFPGPTIEARSGDTIKVTVVNGIANDTDSGLAIHWHGMIMKGFNEMDGVVGITQCTIDSGATFTYMFTIHKEQHGTFWYHAHSAVKRADGLYGGLVVHKPVDGKNAQPDSSIYEYDSEKLLLIGDWYHSTADVVLARYKSFRNYAYEVSHLPFSAWDVYLIEPKSQPAPDSLLINGVGSYNCTNARPGRPVDCKETDAPTFHVSGDKAVRLRVVNTGASAGYSLELEKASLRLITVDGGSTVSNSTPQTSAIGILYPGQRMDLLLLPEGASKTRRQSTNAIIRVILDLELMPMMNPALTRIQSFPLQWTHSSTEHKRSKARDKVKIYNMAKAEGSIIPETSPLHKQPAETALLYTSLGINSYKNDEPWGELNRTSWVWKDPKAKPLLAMDKKTWETGTEQANHLRTFRVPRYEAGEDRWLDLVVNNIDDKGHPFHLHGYEFYVITSQQDELGRAYNPFEGELDAKLVNTKTALKRDTVYIKRRGYVVLRFPLHNAGLWLMHCHVLWHQAVGMGVVLQVGDVSGETARKAMQSCS, via the exons ATGGCCAACCTATGGCACGATGGTCCACATGCCCGACGGCGGTCGAAGCGTGTCTTCATAGGTGTTGGGTTGATGGTAATTGCCTGTTTTGCTTTATTCTTTGTGGTTCTCTTGAGGCAATCAGGTGTTTTGCTGGAACCAAATGCGTGGTTATCTGCAACATTAGGTTTTGGTGCCTCGAAGTCGGAACATCTCGACGATGCGTTTGCTTTACATCCGGAGGAACACATCTTTCGGGCGCCGCGAACAATTCAATTACACTGGAATGTTAcgaaagaaaagcaaagacCAGACGGGGTGCTCAAAGAGGTTTACCTTATCAATG GTCAATTTCCAGGGCCAACGATAGAAGCAAGATCGGGAGACACCATCAAAGTTACAGTTGTCAATGGAATCGCAAACGATACCGACAGTGGCCTTGCCATTCACTGGCACGGCATGATCATGAAAG GCTTCAACGAAATGGACGGAGTTGTAGGCATAACCCAATGCACAATCGACTCAGGCGCAACATTCACCTACATGTTTACCATTCACAAAGAGCAGCACGGCACATTTTGGTACCACGCACACTCTGCCGTCAAACGAGCAGATGGCTTATACGGCGGCCTCGTAGTGCACAAGCCAGTGGACGGCAAAAACGCTCAGCCCGACTCATCCATATATGAATACGACAGTGAGAAATTGTTGCTCATCGGCGACTGGTATCATTCAACTGCGGACGTAGTATTAGCTAGATACAAAAGCTTTCGAAACTATGCCTACGAGGTCAGTCATCTCCCATTTTCTGCCTGGGACGTCTATCTAATTGAGCCAAAATCACAGCCTGCGCCAGATTCCTTGTTAATCAATGGAGTCGGCTCTTATAACTGCACCAATGCACGTCCAGGACGACCGGTGGACTGCAAAGAGACAGACGCACCCACGTTTCATGTTTCTGGTGACAAGGCGGTTAGATTGCGGGTGGTTAATACAGGAGCATCAGCTGGCTATTCGTTGGAACTTGAGAAGGCAAGCTTACGACTCATCACCGTGGATGGCGGTAGCACCGTGTCAAACTCTACGCCTCAGACTTCAGCAATTGGTATTCTTTATCCCGGTCAACGGATGGATCTGCTATTGCTTCCGGAGGGAGCTTCCAAGACTAGAAGGCAATCGACTAATGCCATTATCAGGGTTATACTTGATCTAGA ACTCATGCCAATGATGAATCCGGCCCTCACCCGAATACAATCATTCCCGTTACAGTGGACGCACTCCTCAACAGAGCATAAGCGAAGCAAAGCCCGTGACAAAGTCAAAATCTACAACATGGCAAAAGCTGAAGGGTCCATCATCCCCGAAACCTCACCTCTTCACAAACAACCCGCCGAAACAGCCCTCCTCTACACAAGCCTCGGCATCAATTCCTACAAAAACGACGAACCATGGGGCGAGCTCAACCGCACGTCATGGGTGTGGAAAGATCCCAAAGCCAAGCCCCTTCTGGCCATGGACAAAAAGACATGGGAAACGGGCACAGAGCAGGCAAACCATCTTCGAACCTTTCGTGTGCCGCGATATGAAGCCGGTGAGGACCGGTGGCTAGACTTGGTGGTGAATAATATTGATGACAAGGGACATCCGTTTCACTTG CATGGCTACGAGTTCTACGTGATTACCTCACAGCAAGACGAGTTGGGAAGGGCGTATAATCCGTTTGAAGGGGAACTGGACGCCAAGCTAGTGAATACGAAAACGGCCCTGAAGAGAGATACCGTGTATATCAAGCGACGAGGGTATGTGGTCTTGCGATTTCCGCTGCATAATGCTGGATTGTGGCTCATGCATTGTCATGTGCTTTGGCACCAGGCCGTGGGGATGGGCGTGGTGTTGcaggttggtgatgtgtcGGGGGAGACGGCGCGGAAGGCTATGCAGTCTTGTTCGTAG